Part of the Cryptosporangium arvum DSM 44712 genome, ACACCCCGAAGCTCCCCGAGTCCGCGCAGTGGGCCACGTTCCTGCGTAACCACGACGAGGTCGACCTCTCCAAACTCACCGCCGAGCAGCGCAGCGACGTCTTCGCCGAGTTCGGCCCGGACAAGGACATGCAGCTCTACGACCGGGGAATCCGTCGCCGGATGGCGCCGATGCTCGGCAACGACCGCCGCCGGATCGAACTGGCGTACGCGATGCAGTTCTCGCTCCGGGGCACGCCGGTGATCCGCTACGGCGAGGAACTCGGCATGGGAGAGGACCTGAGCCTCCACGGCCGCGACGCGATCCGCACCCCGATGCAGTGGTCGCCGAGCGTCAACGGTGGGTTCTCGGCCGGCCAGGAACTCGTCCGCCCGGTCATCACCGAGGGCGAGTACGGCATCGGGAAGATCAACGTCGTCACCCAGCAGCAGAACCCGAGGTCGCTGCTGAGCTGGTTCGAGCGCATGATCCGCACGCTGCGTCAGTGCCCGGAGGTCGGTCTCGGTGCGTGCAGCGTCATCGACGTCCCGATGCCCCGCCACGTGCTCGCACACCAGGCCGACCAGCCCGAACGCGGCGCGATGGTGTTTCTCCACAACCTCTCTGATGAGGATGTGACGGTTGATCTGTCGGCATTGGGGAATCACGCGGAGCAACCGTACGAACTTCTCGCAGACAGGGACTACCCGTCCGTGGACGACACACTGAGCAAGATTCCGCTCGCCGGTTACGGCTACCGCTGGATCCGGCTCCGCGACAGCCGGGGTCGGCGCACCGGGGGCCAGGTCGTCACACGCGGAGGCACCGCGTGATCGGCGACACCGCGAGGGTCACCCGATCGGCCTCGGCCGACGAGTACCGCGACCCGGCCGACGACGCGAAGGTCGGCGCCACGATCGGCGTCGAGGAGGAGTTCCACGTCCTCGACCCGACGACCGGCGAACTCGTTCCCGAGGCGCTCACGCTGCTGGCCAACCCCACCCCGGGTGAACACGAGCCGGAAGCCGAGCTGCTGCGCTCGGCGATCGAGACCGCGACGCCGGTCTGCCGCAGTCTCACCGAGGTGCGTGCCGAGGTCGTGGCGGCCCGGCGCGCGCTGATCAAGGCCGCCGCCGAGCACGACGTCGCGGTGGCCACGGCCGGCACCGTGCCGGACTCCGGGGTCCGCCCGATGGGCGTCTTCCCCAAGGAGCGGTACCGGCAGATGGCCGCCGAGTACCAGCAGCTCGTCCGGGAACAGGCCGTCTGCGCGTTCCAGGTGCAGGTCGGCGTGCCGAACCGCGATCTCGCGGTCGCCGTGGTCTCGCACCTCCAGCCCTGGCTACCGGTGCTGCTCGCGCTCTCGGCCAGCTCGCCGTTCTTCGCGAACACCGACACCGGCTACGCGTCCTACCGGACGATCGTGTGGTCGCGCTGGCCCACCGCGGGCCCGGTGCACGGGTTCCGCTCGGCCGCCGAGTACGACCGGACGGTCGACACGCTCGTCGGCTCCGGGATCATCTCCGACCCCGGAATGGTCTACTTCGACGCCCGGCCCTCGGCCCGGTACCCCACGGTCGAGCTGCGGATCACCGACGGCTGCCCGCGGGTGGACGACGTCGTGCTGCTCACCGGCCTCGGCCGGGCGCTCGTCGTCACCGCGGCGAACGAGATCGAGAGCGGGGTCGCACCGGTCTCGGCGCGGCCCGAGCTGCTGCGCGCCGCCGACTGGCGTGCCGCCCGGTCCGGCCTGCACGGTGAGCTGTTCGACCCGGTCGTGGGCACGGCGGTGCCGGCCTCGGACGCGGTCCGGGCGCTCGTCGAGTACGTCGGCCCGGCGCTCGACGCCAACGGCGACACCGACGAGGTGCGGATCCTGCTCGCGGATCTGCTCGCCCGGGGCACCTCGGCCGACCGGCAGCGCGAGGCGTTGGGGCGCCGCGGCACGTTCGGTGACGTCGCGACTCTGCTGATCGAGGAAACCCGCGGAGGAGTTGACGAATCGTAGCGGCGAGGCTTGTGCGTCGCCTGATCATTTCCGAGGTCAACTGACCGAAGTGGTCGGTAAGGTAGGCCGCGTGGAACAGCACACCGCGTCGGACGTCGAGCCGGAACGGCCCAGCGCGGCGCGGGTCTACGACTACTACCTGGGCGGATCGCACAATTTCGCGGTCGACCGCGCGATGGCGGAACAGGCCATTCGCATTCTCCCGGAATTACCGGGAAACATGCGTGCCAATAGAGCCTTTCTGCGTCGCGCGGTCCGCTACCTGATCGCACAGGGCGTTCGGCAATTCCTCGATCTCGGGTCGGGGATCCCCACCGTGGGCAACGTCCACGAGGTGGCGCTCGGCGAGGCCCCGGACTGCCGGGTGGTGTACGTCGACAACGATCCGGTCGCCGTCGCACACAGTCAGTCCATTCTGGAGGATGTGCGGGCGGCGACGATCGTGCAGGCCGACGTCACCGACCCGGGCGCCGTCCTCGCCGAGGCCCGGCGCCACCTCGACTTCGAGCGGCCGGTCGGCGTGCTGATGGTCGCGCTGCTGCACTTCGTGCCCGATTCGGCGGCGCCGGCGTCGGTGATCGCGCGCTACCGCGACGCCGTCGCGCCCGGGAGTTTCCTGGCGATCTCGCACGGCACGGCCGACCAGCAGGGTGACCGCGGGCCCGCGATGGAGGCCCTCTACTCGCGGAGCGCGAACCCGCTGGTCTCCCGGGACCGGGCGACGGTCGAGAGCTTCTTCGAGGGCTACGAGCTGGTCGACCCCGGCGTCGTGTTCGTGCCGCTGTGGCGTCCCGAGCCGGGTGCGCTGCCCGCGGCGACGCCGCCCGAGCGCACCGCGACGTACGCCGGCGTGGGGCGCCTGCGGTGACCGCGCTACGGGATCCGGGTCAATCCGATTCCGGGTCTTTACTCGGCCGCCGCTGGGCCGCGGTGATCGGTGACACGTCCTACGTCACGGTCAGCGACGCCCAGCTGGCCCAGCTCCTGCAGGACCTGGTCGACCGGCTCCGCACCGCGGTGCGTGCCGAGCCCCCCGACACGGACGTCGCCGAGGAAGCCGGGGCCGCGCTCGTCGGAGCGCACTTCACCGGCGTCGACGCCCTGCAGCGCTCGATCGCGATGCTGGCCGCCGAACTCGACCGCGAGTCGCGGCCGCGCACCGCCACCTGGACGGTCATCGGCGCCTTCGCGGCCGGGTACACCCGGGCGCTGCGCGAGGTCACGCTCACCGAGCAGGAGTCGATCCGCCGCGCCGACCTGATCGCCCGCACCCGCACCGAACAGGCTCTCCGCGCCAGCGACGCCCGCTTCCGGGCGGTGTTCTCCGGCGCCGCGGTCGCGATCGGCATCGGCGACGTCCAGGGCGCGCTCATCGACGTCAACCCGGCGCTCTCGGAGATGCTCGGCTACTCCTCGGACGAGCTGCGCGGCCGGTCGGTGCTGAGCCTCGTGCACCCCGACGACGTGGCCGACGTCGCCGCCGAGGTGTACCGCGCGCTCACCGAAGGCGGACGGGAGCACGTGCGGGTCGAGAAACGTTTCGTGCGCCGCGACGGCGAGGCGATCTGGGGCCTGCTCACGGTCTCGATGGTGCCCGGCGAGGACGGCGAACCGGGATACGTCGTCGCGGTCGGCGAGGACGTCACCGACCTGCACCGCCTCCAGACGACCCTGCGCTACCAGGCGATGCACGATCCGCTGACCGGGCTGCCCAACCGGGTGATGTTCTCCGAGCGGATGGACCAGGCATTCGAGACCGCCGCCGACGACGCCCGGCTCGGCGTCCTGTTCATCGACCTCGACGGCTTCAAGATCATCAACGACACGCTCGGCCACGACATCGGCGACCGGCTCCTGGTCATGGCGGCCGAGCGGCTGGACCGCGGGGTGAGCAGCAGCGGTCACCTGGTGGCCCGGATGGGCGGCGACGAGTTCGTCGTGCTGGTCGAGCAGTCCGGCGGTGAGGGCGAGGTCACCGCGCTGGCCGAGAAGCTGCTGACCGAGCTGTGCCGGCCGTGCCAGATCGACGAGCACCTGCTCACGGTTTCGGCGAGCATCGGCGTGGTCGAACGGCCGGTGGCCGCCACCGACCGCAGCGAGCTGATGCGCCACGTCGACGCCGCGCTGTACTGGGCGAAGGCCGACGGCCGGAACCAGTGGTCGGTCTTCGACAGCGCCCGCAGCGAGGCCGAGGCGATGCGCTACGCGGTCTCCGCGTCGATGCCCGCCGGCCTCCAGCGGCGGGAGTTCTACCTGGAGTACCAGCCGATCACCGACCTCGACGACGGCCGGTTGCGCGGACTGGAGGCCCTGGTCCGGTGGCGGCACCCGTACTTCGGCGCGATGCGGCCCGACGACTTCATCGGGATCGCCGAGGACACCGGGCTGATCGTGCCGCTCGGGCGCTGGGTACTGGAGGAGGCCTGCCGGGAAGCGTGTTCCTGGGCCGAGCTGATGCCCGACCCGCCGTTCGTCAGCGTCAACGTCGCCGCGCGCCAGGCCGCCGACCCGGCCCTGGTCGACGAGGTGCGCGCGGTGCTCGAGCAGACCGGCCTGCCGCCGGAGCGGCTCCAGCTCGAGCTCACCGAGAGCGCCGCGATGGGCCCGGCACCGATCGACACCCTGCACGCGCTGGCCGCGCTCGGCTGCCGGATCGCGATCGACGACTTCGGCACCGGATACTCCAACCTCGCCTACCTGCGGTCGCTGCCGGTGACCAGCTTGAAGCTCGCGTCGCTGTTCGTGGCCGGTCTGCAGCCGGTACCGGGGCTGGACGGCGACGTCGACGCGGCGATCGTCGCCACGCTCGTGTCGCTGGCCCGGACCCTGCGCCTCACCGTCACCGCCGAGGGCATCGAGACCCAGACGCAGGTCGAGCGGCTCCGCGCGCTGGGCTGCCACCTCGGCCAGGGTTACCTGTTCGGTACCCCGATGCCGGCCGGCGAGGTGCGGAAACTACTGCACTGAGATGTGCACGTGGTTGGTGTGGTCCCCCGAGGGGGTCCCGTCACCGCTGTAGGACTTCCAGCCACTACCCGGTAGCCAGATCTGCCGGAACCAGATCACGTACAGGACGCCGAGCCGGTCGGCGTTGTCGACGCCCCAGGCCGCCAGGCGGTCGCCGTAGGCCTTCGAGTCGCCGGACGCGACGCCGCCGAAACCACCGCTGTCGGCCGCGAAGTCACACGCGCGCCCCTTCGGGTGCTCACCGAACGACGCCTGCCGGAAGCAGTGCGTGTAGTGGGTGAAGCCGTCGGACCGGGCCTCGTTGTACGTGTGCAGCATCCGGGGCGTGAGGCAGCCGCCGGACGTCGGGTCGTCGATGCTGCAGCTCTCGCCCGGCCAGCTGCCGTCGGAGTTGCGCGGCGCGGGCTTGGCGGCCGCCGACGTGCCGCTCAGGAAGCCGGCCGACGAGTCACCGCCACCGGCCTCGACGAGCGCCTGCTCGGCGTCGGCGCGGCGCTTGGCCATCGTCTTCTCTTGCTGACGCTGGAGCTTGAGCTCCTTGTCGACCTGCTCGCGCTGCGCCTTGAGCTTCTTCTGGGTGCTCCGCAGCTCGGTGAGCGTGCCGTTGGTCTTGCGCGAGATCGTCTCCATGTACCCGGCGCGCTCCACCAGCTCGCCGGCCGAACCGGAGTTCGCCAGCACGGTGAGCGGATCGGGCATCCCGCCCTTGTACGCCTCGGCGCCGAGCAGCTGGGCCTCGCTGGTGAGCGCGGTCAGCCGCTTCTCGGTGGCGGCGATCTGGCTGACGAGCGACTTCTGGCGCTTCTGCGAGGAGGCGACCTTCGCTTTGGCGTTGTTGTAGCCGCTGGCCGCCTGGTCGAGCTTCTTGCGGAGCGAGGCCGTGCCGCCCTCGTCGTCCTCCGCGGCGGAGGCCGAGTGCGGTAAGCCCACCAGGAGGGCGCAGAGCACAGCGAAGACCGAGACGGCTGTCACGAGGAATCGCCGCCGAGGCGCGAGCGTCACTGTGCGTATCCTCCCGAGATCGAGCCGTCGGCGTTCGTGGCCGGAGTCCGCCGGAACTGTACCGAAGGAACCTGGGAGTTCGGAGCGGCGGTCACAAAGCTGTGGATAGCGCAGACGGCTCGATAGGGCTCGGGAATCGGAAGAAATACGCAGGTCGGAGCGGTGGCCCCCGGGTGCGGGCCCGACTGGCTGCGCCAGGTGTACCCGTTATCACGGAGAGTGAGTTGAACGACTCTTAAGCTACCGAGCCGACCCGGTTAACCCCGCTCGCTCAGAACGGTTGAAAGCCGTCGCGCCGGTTCGGCCGGCCCACCGCCGACGTCGAGCCGTGCCGCCGGCGTGCCCGCATCTGGTCCGCGACCGCGGCGGCGCACGCGATCACGGCCCCGAGCACCAGGCCGAGCGGTTTCCCGGCCACGAGCGAGAACAGGGCGAACCCGGTCGCCAGCGCGACCACCATCTGCAGCGGCCAGCGGCGGTCGCGCCGGGGGGCGCGGGGCCGCCCCTTCGCGAGACCGGCGGCGAAGGCCGGGTCGTCGGCCGAGATCCACGCTTCGATCGCCGACAGCTGTCGACGCTCCTCACTGCTCAGCACCGTGGCGCTCCTTCCAGACCGCAGACGGCCGGCGAGGGTGGCTGCCACGCCGTGACCGCTTTGAGATCTTCCCCGCTGTAGCGCCGCGCACACGCGTAATTACGACTGCCCTCACATCTTCTTAGGGCCGCATTCGGAAAGAGGCCCAACCACTACGGTTGCGCCATGACAGCGAGCGCCGAGTACGACGTCGCGGTGATCGGCGCCGGGCCGGCCGGGGCCTCGGCCGCTCGGGTCGCCGCCGAGGCCGGCGCGCGCGTGCTGATGCTCGAGCGCGGGGCGCTGCCCCGGTACAAGACCTGCGGCGGCGGCCTGATCGGCCTGTCCCGGGCCGCGCTCCCGGCCGGCTTCACCCCGCCGGTCCGCGACCGGATCGACCGGCTGACGTTCACGCTCCGCGGCCGGCTGCGCCGCACCTGGCGCGCCGACGCGCCGTTCATCGATCTCGTCTACCGCGACGAGTTCGACGCCGCGCTCACCGCGGCTGCGGTCGACGCCGGGGCGAAGCTGCAGGAGGGCGTCACCGTCACCGGCCTGGAACCGGCGCCGGGCCTCGTCCGCATCCGTACCGCCGAGGGCGAGGTCACGGCCGGGGCGGTGGTCGGGGCCGACGGCACCTCGGGTCGCTCCGGCGGCTACGTCGGCGTGCGGCTCGCGCAGGTCGACCTCGGGCTGGAGACCGAGTTCGCCTGGCCCGACGCTTCGGCCGGCGACTGGGCCGGCCGGGTGCTCATCGACTGGGGCCCGCTGCCCGGCTCCTACGGATGGGTGTTCCCCAAGGGCGACGCGCTGACCGTCGGCGTGATCGCCGAGCGGGGCCAGGGCGCGGCCACGAAGGAGTACCTGGCGGCGCTCGTCGACCGGGCCGGCGTCGGCGGTGCGCCGGAGATCCGCTCGTCCGGTCACCTGACCCGGTGCCGCACCGACGACTCGCCGCTGTACCGCGACCGGGTGCTGGTGGCCGGAGACGCGGCCGGCCTGCTCGAGCCGTGGACCCGCGAGGGCATCTCGTACGCGCTGCGGTCCGGTCGGCTGGCCGGTGCGGCGGCCGTCGCGGTGGCCCGTTCCGATGCCGACGCCTTACCGCTGGCCACCGCCGGGTACGCGGCCGCGGTGGAGGCCGAGTTCGGGGCCGAGATGCGCGCCGGACGGCGGTTCCACACCGCGTTCAGCCGCCGGCCGACGTTGTTCCACGCCGCGATCGGGTGCGCCCCGCCGGCCTGGCGCCTCTTCCGCCGCCTGGTCGGCGGCGAGACGACCCTGGAACACGTCGCCGCCCACAAGTCGGTCGACCTGGCCCTCCGGGTGCTCTCAGCGGACCGCAGCCTCCGGAGCGGTCAAGCGTAGGACGTGCTGGACGAGGCGGACCAGCGCGTCGCGGCTCGAGCGGCGGTCGCGGGCGTCGACGAGCACGACCGGTACGCCGGGGTCCAGGTCGAGCGCGGCCGCGATGTCGCCGACGCCGTGCGTCTGCTCGTTGTGGAAGCAGTTGACCGCGACGATGAACGGGGTGCCCTGCCGCTCGAAGTAGTCGATCGACGGGAAGCAGTCGGTGAGCCGGCGCGTGTCGGCGAGCACCACGGCCCCGAGCGCCCCGCTGGCCAACTCGTCCCACAGGAACCAGAACCGGTCCTGGCCGGGTGTCCCGAACAGGTAGACGACCAGATCGTCCTGGAGCGTGATCCGCCCGAAGTCCATCGCGACCGTCGTGGTCTCTTTGCGGTCGGTCGACGAGACGTCGTCGATGCCGATCCCGACGTCGCTGAGCACCTCCTCGGTGGAGAGCGTCGGGATCTCGCTCAGCGCCCCCACCATCGTGGTCTTCCCGGCGCCGAACCCACCGGCGATCAGGATCTTGAGGGCGAGCGGAACTTCGATCCCCCCGGGCGCGTCAGATCGCGCGAAGTCCATCGATCACTGCCTCCAGTAGCCGGCGGCTCTGCAGCTCGGCCGTCGTCGGTGCCGGTCTGACGACCACGCAGCCCGCGCCCACCAGGTCGTCGATGAGAACGCGGACCACGCCCAGCGGGAGGTCGAGGTGAGCCGCCAGCTCGGCGATCGAGATCGGACGCCGGGCGGACTCGAGGATGTGCAGGTGCTCCGGTTCGAAGCCGGCCCCCACCGGCACGGTGTCCTGCACGCTCAGAACGAGGGCGACGACGTCCAGATCCTGCGCCGGGCGGGTGCGGCCACGGGTCATCGCGTACGGACGGACGACCGGGCCGGCCTCGTCGTCGTACCACGTTCGATTAGGCATCGCCCGACCACCGCCTCACATCGAATCCCTCACATCGGGCCCCGGTCATCCGGCCTCGGCGTCGCCGCGCTGCGCGGAGACGTGGAGAGATAGGTGCCGACCCGGGTGACGAGCATGGCCATCTCGTACGCGATGAGGCCCACGTCGGCGTCGGCGTCGCCCAGCACGGCGAGGCACGCGCCGCGCCCGGCCGCGGTGACGAACAGGAACGCCTGCTCCATCTCGATGATCGTCTGGCGGACGGCGCCGCCGCCGAAGTAGCGCCCGGCGCCACGGGCCAGGCTCTGGAACCCCGACGCGACGGCCGCGAGGTGCTCGCCGTCCTCGCGGCTCAGCCCGCGCGAGCCGCCGATCATCAGACCGTCGGACGACAGCAGAACCGCCCGTTGGGCGTGCGGAACCCGGTCGACGAGGTCGTCCAGGAGCCAGTTCAGTTCGCCGGTGGCTCTCGCCGTCTGCGTCATCGTTCACCCTCCAACGCGCCGGTGTTCGACCCTTGGCCGGCTGGTACCCCGTCCGGCTCGGATGCACTGTCTTGCGCCGCTGGGCCCGCCGGGTCGGACTCGGGGGCGATCGTACGCTCGGCATCCGACCGTCCTCGGACGGAGCCGCGCTGGTAGGACCCCATCACCGCGCGGATCTCCTCGGGCGAGCGCATCGTCGTCGGCTCGACCGGAGCCGGCGGAATCCCGGAGCCGGCTCGCAGCGGAGCCGCCAAACTTGCTTGACGGACGCGACGCGGGAGGCCGCCCGGGGTCGTCACGGCGGGCTCCGGGTCCGTCGGCTCCGGGCTCGGCGGGTCCGACGTGTCCGCCGGCTCGTCGGCGGGCCGGGCGCGGCTGGCGATCGGCGCTCGGGCCACGCCCCGCGGCCGCTGATCAGCCTGGTCGGGACCGAGGTCATCGGCGTCGGGTTCGACGCTCTCGGTCCGGGCGGGTGGCGCGTCCGGCGCGGACGGGCGGAGGCGCTCACGGCGGGGGAGCGGGCCCTGGGCCGTGAGGTGCTCCCAGCCGACACCCGGGTCACGCCGGGTCAACGGCGGCAACCCACCCGCCCCGGCCTCGGCCGGAGCGGCGTCGACCGGAGCGGCGTCGACCGGAGCGGCGTCGACCGGAGCCGGTTCGGCCCGGGCCGGTTCGACCGGATCGGGACCGGCCGGGGTGAAGTCGGCCTGGGTGAAGTCGGACGGGGCGAAAGCGGACGGGGCGAACGCGGACGGCCCGGATCCCGCGGGGGCGCGCAGCTCGTCGGCCGGTCGCAGCACGGTGTCGTCGGACAGCACGCTCCAGTCCGTGCCCCCGGACCACACGCTGGGGTCGAACACCGGCGGCGGTTCCACCGGAGCGTTCCCGTTCACCGCCTCCTCCGGCGCGCGATGCGCCCCACCCGGCTCCGCCGCGACCGTGAGCACCGGCGGCCCGACGGGCAGCTCCACCGCCTCCGCGGCGAGCGCCTCCGCCCGCATCGGTTCGCGCCGCTGCGTCGGGATCGCGCCTTCCGGCGCGACGATCATCGCGCCCGGCAGCAGCACGATCGCGGTCGTGCCGCCGAACGGCGACCCGCGCAGCACCACCCGGATGTCGTGCCGCCGCGCCAGCTGCCCGACCACGAACAGGCCGAGCCGCTCGCTCTGCAGCAGGTCGAACTCGGGTGGTTCGGCGAGCCGCTGGTTCACCGCCTCGAGCTGTTCGGGCGGCATGCCCAGCCCGCGGTCCTCGATCTCGATCGCGAACCCGGCCGGCACCAGCTCACCGGTCACGTGCACGGTGGTGTGCGGCGGCGAGAACGACGTCGCGTTCTCGATCAGCTCGGCCAGCAGGTGGATGACGTCGCTGACGCCCCGCCCGGCCAGCGATGCCCGCGGCGACCCCACCACCCGCACCCGCGCGTAGTCCTCGACCTCGGCGATCGCGCCGCGCATGACGTCGATGAGCGGCACCGGGTTGCGCCAGCCCCGGCCCGGCGTGGAGCCGGACAGGACGATGAGGTCCTCGGCGTGGCGGCGCATGCGGGTCGCGAGATGGTCGAGCGTGAACAGGTCCTCGAGCTCGTCGGGGTCCTTCTCCCGGCGCTCCATCGCGTCCAGCAGCGTCAGCTGGCGGTGGATGAGCGCCTGGCTGCGTCGGGCCAGGTTGAGGAACACCTCGCGCACACCGCGCCGGAGCTGGGCCTCCTCGATCGCGACCTCGACCGCGGTGGACCGCGCGGCGTCCATCGCCGACGCCACCCCTTCGATCTCCTTGATCGTGAAGCCGGTCATCGGCTGCACCTCGGCGTCGACGTCGACGCTCTCCCCGGAGCGGAGCCGCCGAACGACCGCGGGCAGCTCGTACGTCGCCAGGCTCTGCGCCGACCGCTGGACGCCGACCAGCTCACGCACCAGCGAACGTCCGATCCGGAGCGCCACGACGATCGACACGATCACCGCCACCAGGCCGAGGACACCGCCGACGGCGATCCGGATCAGCACCCAGGCCGCGGTCGGGATGAAGTCGTCGAAGAGCCGGTCGCTGACCTCGAGGCTGTAGTCGACCATCTGGCCCGACAGTGCGCGCGAGTTGTCGATCCAGTCGTCGGCGTCGATCGGCGGCGGGGCGTCGCCTGCTCCCGACCGCACGACCGAGTCCTCCGCCGCGGTGATCAGCCGGGCCGCAGAACCGCCGGTGACGTCGCGGTAGGCCTGCTGGTCGACCGGCTCGAGCTGGGGCAGGACGTCGGTGTAGAAGTGGCGCTGGGCGCCGATGAGCTGGACCGCCCGGGTGTACTCGTCGGCCTCGAAGCGGCCGCCGGCCGTCGCGCCGGCCAGCACCGCCATCTCCTCGCTCTGGGTCTCGATCGCGCTGGCCAGCTCCAGCGTGGCGTTCGCCCGGAGCGCGAAGTCGGAGACCGGCAGATGCGGGATCGTGGTGACGATCGGGAGCGTGAGGTCGAGTGCTCCGGTGAAGTAGTCGACGACGGCCAGCCGCGAGAGCGTGCGCCGATCGATCGCCGAGCGCCGGTCTTCGAGGTCGTCGAGCGCGTCGAGGAACGTGGTGACGCGGCTGCGCACGGCGTCGGTGTTGGCGCCGTCCACCGCCCGGTCGCGGAACCGGTTGAGGGCGCGGTCGGTGCGCGCCCGCTGCTCCCGCAGCGCCTCGGCGTTGCGTTCCGGCGCGGCCACCGCGATCACCGACTCCAGCCGCTCGGCCCGCAGCTCCCGGCCCAGCTCCTGCAGCGGGTCGACGACGTCCGAGACCTCGTCGTTGATCTTGAGCAGGTCGATGCCCTGGCCCAGGGTCGCGCTCGCGGCGATCGCCCAGAGCACCACGAGGGAGACGAACGGTAACGCGAGAAGCGTGATGAGTTTCGCCAGAACAGACCGGCTGCGGGACTTCATCGCACCTCGCACGGACGGGAGTGACCGCTCTGCCCGCCGTTCGGGGGCCACGGAATGGTCGTCCGGGAGGCGGTGCCGGGGAGGGCCGCGCCATTGCGTTGTTGCAGGACTTACCCGGAATGATCCTTCGGGCGGACGCTAGCAAAGTGACGGTTGGGGCGACAAGGATGTCTCCTATCAGGACCGTCAATACCCGTGGGGTGGAACGTCGAATATCCCCCGGTAACCCATCGATCGGTGGGATTCTGGGGTTAATCGCTCCCGGAAGGAGTCTTTAGTGACCCGTCCCGGTTTGATCGCCGCACTACTCGCCGCTGTGCTCACCACTACCGTCCTGGCCGGTTGCTCCGGTGACAATTCCTCCGACGACGACGGCACGCTCACCGTGTGGAGCCTGGAGAACCAGGCCGACCGCGTGGCCGCGACCCAGAAAGTGATCGCCGACTTCACCCGTAGCACCGGCATCGAGGTGAAGTACGTCGGCGTCGACGAGAACCAGTTCTCCAAGCTCGTCACCGCTGCGGCCGCCGGCGGTGACCTGCCCGACGTGATGGGCGCGCTCCCGCTCGCGGCGCTCTGGTCGTTGGACGCCAACGAGTTGCTCGACACCGGATCGGCCGGCGAGATCGTGGAATCGCTCGGCGCCGACACGTTCAACCGGCGGGCGCTCGCGCTCGCCAAGGACGGTGGCAAGGTGCTCGGCGTCCCCAGCGACGCCTGGGCGCAGTTGCTCTTCTACCGGACCGACCTGTTCACGAAGGCGGGCCTGACCGCGCCCACCACGTACGACGCCATCGCCGCCGCGGCGAAGAAGCTCACCAGCGGCAGCCAGGTCGGCATCACCGCGGCCACCGTCGCCAACGACGGTTTCACCGCCCAGACGTTCGAGCACATCGCGCTCGGCAACGGCTGCGAACTCGTCGACGACGGCGGGAAGATCACCGTCGGCAGCGACGAGTGCGTCGGCGCGTTCGAGTTCTACGACGACCTGATCAAGAACGCCTCGGTGAAGGGCGCGCAGAGCGTCGACTCGACCCGCGCCACCTACTTCTCCGGCCGCGCCGCGATGGTGATCTGGTCGTCGTTCCTGCTCGACGAACTGGCCGGGCTGCGGTCCGACGCGCTCCCGAACTGCCCGCAGTGCAAGAGCGACCCGGCCTACCTGGCCAAGAACACCGGCGTGGTCACCGCGATCAAGGGCCCCGACGGCCGGCAGCCGGCCCAGTTCGGCGAGGTCGTGTCGTGGGCGGTCAGCGCCACCGCGCAGACCGCGAACGCGAAGAAGTTCGT contains:
- a CDS encoding carboxylate-amine ligase yields the protein MIGDTARVTRSASADEYRDPADDAKVGATIGVEEEFHVLDPTTGELVPEALTLLANPTPGEHEPEAELLRSAIETATPVCRSLTEVRAEVVAARRALIKAAAEHDVAVATAGTVPDSGVRPMGVFPKERYRQMAAEYQQLVREQAVCAFQVQVGVPNRDLAVAVVSHLQPWLPVLLALSASSPFFANTDTGYASYRTIVWSRWPTAGPVHGFRSAAEYDRTVDTLVGSGIISDPGMVYFDARPSARYPTVELRITDGCPRVDDVVLLTGLGRALVVTAANEIESGVAPVSARPELLRAADWRAARSGLHGELFDPVVGTAVPASDAVRALVEYVGPALDANGDTDEVRILLADLLARGTSADRQREALGRRGTFGDVATLLIEETRGGVDES
- a CDS encoding SAM-dependent methyltransferase gives rise to the protein MEQHTASDVEPERPSAARVYDYYLGGSHNFAVDRAMAEQAIRILPELPGNMRANRAFLRRAVRYLIAQGVRQFLDLGSGIPTVGNVHEVALGEAPDCRVVYVDNDPVAVAHSQSILEDVRAATIVQADVTDPGAVLAEARRHLDFERPVGVLMVALLHFVPDSAAPASVIARYRDAVAPGSFLAISHGTADQQGDRGPAMEALYSRSANPLVSRDRATVESFFEGYELVDPGVVFVPLWRPEPGALPAATPPERTATYAGVGRLR
- a CDS encoding putative bifunctional diguanylate cyclase/phosphodiesterase: MIGDTSYVTVSDAQLAQLLQDLVDRLRTAVRAEPPDTDVAEEAGAALVGAHFTGVDALQRSIAMLAAELDRESRPRTATWTVIGAFAAGYTRALREVTLTEQESIRRADLIARTRTEQALRASDARFRAVFSGAAVAIGIGDVQGALIDVNPALSEMLGYSSDELRGRSVLSLVHPDDVADVAAEVYRALTEGGREHVRVEKRFVRRDGEAIWGLLTVSMVPGEDGEPGYVVAVGEDVTDLHRLQTTLRYQAMHDPLTGLPNRVMFSERMDQAFETAADDARLGVLFIDLDGFKIINDTLGHDIGDRLLVMAAERLDRGVSSSGHLVARMGGDEFVVLVEQSGGEGEVTALAEKLLTELCRPCQIDEHLLTVSASIGVVERPVAATDRSELMRHVDAALYWAKADGRNQWSVFDSARSEAEAMRYAVSASMPAGLQRREFYLEYQPITDLDDGRLRGLEALVRWRHPYFGAMRPDDFIGIAEDTGLIVPLGRWVLEEACREACSWAELMPDPPFVSVNVAARQAADPALVDEVRAVLEQTGLPPERLQLELTESAAMGPAPIDTLHALAALGCRIAIDDFGTGYSNLAYLRSLPVTSLKLASLFVAGLQPVPGLDGDVDAAIVATLVSLARTLRLTVTAEGIETQTQVERLRALGCHLGQGYLFGTPMPAGEVRKLLH
- a CDS encoding coiled-coil domain-containing protein, translated to MTAVSVFAVLCALLVGLPHSASAAEDDEGGTASLRKKLDQAASGYNNAKAKVASSQKRQKSLVSQIAATEKRLTALTSEAQLLGAEAYKGGMPDPLTVLANSGSAGELVERAGYMETISRKTNGTLTELRSTQKKLKAQREQVDKELKLQRQQEKTMAKRRADAEQALVEAGGGDSSAGFLSGTSAAAKPAPRNSDGSWPGESCSIDDPTSGGCLTPRMLHTYNEARSDGFTHYTHCFRQASFGEHPKGRACDFAADSGGFGGVASGDSKAYGDRLAAWGVDNADRLGVLYVIWFRQIWLPGSGWKSYSGDGTPSGDHTNHVHISVQ
- a CDS encoding DUF3040 domain-containing protein, with the translated sequence MLSSEERRQLSAIEAWISADDPAFAAGLAKGRPRAPRRDRRWPLQMVVALATGFALFSLVAGKPLGLVLGAVIACAAAVADQMRARRRHGSTSAVGRPNRRDGFQPF
- a CDS encoding geranylgeranyl reductase family protein; amino-acid sequence: MTASAEYDVAVIGAGPAGASAARVAAEAGARVLMLERGALPRYKTCGGGLIGLSRAALPAGFTPPVRDRIDRLTFTLRGRLRRTWRADAPFIDLVYRDEFDAALTAAAVDAGAKLQEGVTVTGLEPAPGLVRIRTAEGEVTAGAVVGADGTSGRSGGYVGVRLAQVDLGLETEFAWPDASAGDWAGRVLIDWGPLPGSYGWVFPKGDALTVGVIAERGQGAATKEYLAALVDRAGVGGAPEIRSSGHLTRCRTDDSPLYRDRVLVAGDAAGLLEPWTREGISYALRSGRLAGAAAVAVARSDADALPLATAGYAAAVEAEFGAEMRAGRRFHTAFSRRPTLFHAAIGCAPPAWRLFRRLVGGETTLEHVAAHKSVDLALRVLSADRSLRSGQA